The proteins below come from a single Fusobacterium nucleatum genomic window:
- a CDS encoding hemolysin, which produces MNKLLNNALRAKGYAGLDIKMVLTDVTDSNGPYYTDTLTNTVVFDRKKLANSNRNEILNALGHEFGHYSKEDNKTGNQTIANYSGDKLEARTKAMVSKEATKETLASIRNNPNVITGEEGKKLAESIPMERREYVTYSESGSIGGALFGAGGIGYTTYKCFDYKNNKIQVVKVIEGEVGQGAPFDIGVSLSLGWYPGINSFDEFGDYTIAKGGSIDPVWVATRGQKNIGYTIGTDFIKNDKEKYIGIKFSIGKSLKNFDLHEKNTVYSNILSREIYTIYDYYEKFYPRGGRNSWKSK; this is translated from the coding sequence ATGAATAAATTATTAAATAATGCCCTAAGAGCAAAAGGCTATGCAGGACTAGACATTAAAATGGTACTAACAGATGTAACGGATTCAAATGGACCATATTATACAGATACATTAACAAATACAGTAGTATTTGATAGAAAGAAATTAGCTAACTCAAATAGAAATGAGATACTAAATGCCTTAGGACATGAATTTGGTCATTACAGTAAAGAAGATAATAAGACAGGAAATCAAACAATAGCTAATTATTCAGGAGATAAGTTAGAAGCTAGAACAAAAGCTATGGTAAGTAAGGAAGCAACAAAAGAAACATTAGCAAGTATAAGAAATAATCCAAATGTAATAACAGGAGAAGAAGGAAAAAAACTAGCTGAAAGTATTCCTATGGAAAGAAGGGAATATGTTACATATAGTGAATCTGGTTCAATTGGTGGGGCACTTTTTGGAGCAGGAGGAATAGGTTATACAACATATAAGTGTTTTGATTATAAAAATAATAAAATACAAGTAGTAAAAGTTATAGAAGGAGAAGTAGGTCAAGGAGCTCCATTTGATATAGGTGTGAGTTTATCATTAGGTTGGTATCCAGGTATTAATTCATTTGATGAATTTGGAGATTATACCATTGCAAAAGGTGGAAGTATAGATCCTGTATGGGTAGCAACAAGAGGACAAAAAAATATAGGATATACAATAGGAACTGATTTTATAAAAAATGACAAAGAAAAATATATAGGAATAAAGTTTTCAATTGGGAAATCCTTAAAAAATTTTGATTTACATGAAAAAAATACAGTATATTCTAATATTCTTTCAAGAGAAATATATACAATCTATGATTATTACGAAAAATTCTATCCAAGAGGAGGTAGAAATTCATGGAAATCAAAATAA